CCATTCAAAAGTATTGGTGATGTCAATTCTTTTATATTTGCTGTAGACTAAACATAACACAATTAACACAATTAAATAAAGCAATGCTACTCTGTTGACGTCAATATATCATACGCTTGATGCAATTATTGCAAGCAAAAAAAGTTCACAAGAAAAGAAGTTGTATTCTATTTAAGTCTATCTGTttcaatacctttgctcaccaACAAATGTGATCTTTCATTGCTAATAATGCTAAGTTCTAAATTGTGTATCAGTGTGCCTGGCTCCACCATTTACAGACAAAATGTGGTATCTGGAGCTCACAACttattatttaatttctttGAATCAATATGCATTTGAATTAAAACTTCACACTGCTACAAAGTTGGAAATACAATAATCACATTCCACAAAGAGCAAATGCCCATAAAGACAAGTGGGATGTTTTAGAGTGAACAAGGCAACTTGTTCGGCGCCATTCGGGCGACCACCAAGCAGACTGGCATGGCTCAAACAACAGATTTGCCTAGTTTTTCATTCCATTGGCCCTCTGGTCCATACAGACTAAGCTACTGCTGCCCCTTTGACATTGACATTTTGACAGTGGAAACTAATAAACCTGATGTGTGCCCAATCAAATGGAACTGTACTGTGTGGCGCaaatgggacaaaaaaaaatgtgccaaaAGCAATCTATAATGGCAAATGCTATGAAACATCGAGGGAGGGTTTGACAAGAGACTTTCTGAGTGCCAAGATAAGGACTTTGATAAAATAGCAAATTTCTGTTATATCTTTTCATATGAAAAgcatcatgttgttgtttttttacaaaaagactTTCAGACTTGACTGACAACGCAGCGTGTCGGTCTAAAGAAGCTTTATCTGTGCTGCACGTCACAGGCCCCTCTATCAGAGcagagcaaaaaaacatttgacaggtAACGCATTTGAAAAAGCTCAAAAGAGTGTGCTGACATTTGAGGCCACTCAAAAAGTCAACACCTCAgctaaaagaaataaagaaaaacatgtttatagACATCTGTTGTCTATAAGGAAAGATCATGTAAATAtatctatttatgtattttaatcaACACAGTGGTTTGATTAAGCAAACTGGAATCAAAACTTTTTATCTGTTCAATGGGGGCACCACAATCTTGGTTATGGTAACCAATTCACATCAAAGGCATTGTAAACAACCCTTTCCAAAAGTAATATGGCGTAAAACCATGGACGCTCAAAAGCGTCATTCCGGAAATGTGCGAGAACAGAACTGTGTCAAAGTCAGGAAGTTGAATAGAAAGAGTGGCTTAACTGTTTGGGAAAGACTAGTGTAGACGAAAGCAATTCTTTATGACATCACAAatatcattatcattaaaaaaaataataataataaatggcttttttttgctCTTGATCATAGAAACACTGAAGTGCCAAACATCAATGACCCCAAAAAGTGTCtaatcaataaatgtaaaaaaataaattaaaaaaatccatgaaatttacataatggtgcacattaaaaaaaagtcttaaaacaCACCAACTAACTCATTATTTAATAATGCGTTTGAGGACGAGACCTTATAGCTCACTTAAATCTACGCTTCCCAAGTTTCTGGGAAAACCAACGAAACTAAAACTAATTTTATGATTAATACAATCCCATGAAGACACCCACTAGGGCTCATGTGGATTTAaggcactgaaaaaaaagacaattgcaCCAAACTAACTTCAAAATATGATTTAGATCAGGTGTCAAAAGCTAACATAAGTGTGGCTTTGTCAATTTCAattatagatggatggatggataatcaatgctggcggcacggtgaacgactggttagcacatctgcctcacagttctgaggaccggggttcaaatcccggccccgcctgtgtggagtttgcatgttctccccatgcctgtgtgggttttctccagataatcaagtttcctcccacatcccaaaaacatgcgcgataggttgattgaagactctaaattgcccgtaggtgtgaacgtgagtgcgtgcggatggttgtttgtttatatgtgccctacgattggctggcgagcagttcaggttgtaccccgcttctcgcctgaagatagctggcatcggctccagcacgcctgcgaccctagtgaggagaagcggtacagaaaatggatggattgataatcATTCCATTGAATGTCCCATTCCCAAATaaatcctgtttcaaatgtaatttatgTCCGCAAGAAACtacgttgtttttttaaattattattataagttaatgatacAGCAGTCACATAACACTACCCATAAAATACAATAAGGCTCAGcttatttttccctttttacCCACCCACTCAAAACAAAACCATATGATCCACCTGCTAAGAACCCTTAAGGCCCTTAAAAAAAGTGTTGGTATGGTTTGCTGGGAGAAAGAGAGCAACTCTCACATGCATCGTGCATGTTCGCATCCAGATTGCTGCCCGAGGAACAAAATCTTATCTCTGTAAAACCTTAAAACTCATCACAGTCAGTTAGGCACACAAGAATTTCCTCCCAAAATTCCATAGCGTAACCTGACAGGAACTTCCTTTCCCACATGGCTCTAATCATAGGGCTCAAAGGTCAAGAAAATATCGAATTAAGTTGCTTAATCTATTGAGTGAGTGGAGGTCCGGACAGATTTCCCCCAGCTCAGAAATAACAGGAAGCTGGCGAGATAAGGCAAAGTACAGGGAGCTGGCGTTATCACATAGATGAAAGTATCAAAAGATAATTGCGATAAATCGTACTTCTCGCAAGGCTCTCTAAAGCGCGTACCAAACAGacaaggcattaaaaaaaagaacaaaggcgaAGGCTCAACTCTTGAATTTACCTTAATGCTAGCACAATCTTGTCCACGCCAGCACAGAGCTCTTTGAATGACAGGCAGTGATAAAGGTTCATGGTATGAAACACTATCATAACACAAGGAAACCACACAGGTttgaactgtttaagaaaacCGACCTTGTCTTTTTATAACCACCTCGCTGGAACTTAATGTGTGTAACCCTGAGAGAGCGTGGCTGTATTGAGACACAATACCTTGTTGACCTCCTGGATTTCTCTCCTGTCCTCGGCAGTAGGGCGGTTCTGGCCGGCTGAGTGGTCATCATGTTTGGTGCCATCGTCATCCATAAAGGGTATCAGTTGCTGAAATGGACAggaggaaacaaataaaaataaaaaaatgaataaaaaaatcagctgcCTACATATTATTGCGCTTATACTGGATAAGTATGACTCGATAAGTTCCAACGCACCTTTAATCGAAAGCCAATCTTGAAAGAAACTGCCCTTTTGCCTCTCTCGGGTTAAAGCATTACTTTTAACATTTGAGTGCAGTTATAGGTTAAAATGATGCATTTATGGGCAATCTTGTCCCTATGCAGTAGTGAAAATGGGGATTCTGTGTAAGCTTGTGAATGCAAGATAAGTCTCTCCTGCCTTCCTAGGACAAAGTGAAAGACAGGAGAGAGAGTGGGAaactcattcatttttaaacacCCTGTGTGCTTGACCTTGTCTACTCGACACTATAGTGGGGCTGATGTGCAAGGGCCTTCAAGCAAGTGGCCTTTCCTTAGACCCACTTAGTATCACAGTGACCCCTCGTGGTCATCCCAGAAGATGCAAGCATGACTCATGCTGTAGTCGTGTTTCCGACaggacatttttaaataatgctaAATAGGCTTCACTTGAATAGCGCTTTTGTCTTCAAGGTACCTAAAGTATTTTACACTGTCATTTCCTTCAGTCCCATAATGATTAATGGGTATATAGTCATGGTTGTAAAGTAACAGCTCCAGGAGCAACTGGGGATTCCTTATCTTGTTTCGGCATGAACGATTGAATCTACTAACTTTAAGagaggttaaaaataaaaaaaaaaaaaaaaacgatctaGCACCAATTAATTGTTAATATGCTTCAAATTCATTGATAAAGACAAAAAATCTAACGAATGAAAGAGTACTCTGAAGAAAATTCGAGACACCAACTTCAAAAATGTGTTGGGCAAATTAGGCTTTTACAACGTTGATAATTTTGGTCAAGGAGTATGCAGCCTCCAACAACTGTCTTATAAAAATCATGTACACAAAATTGTTGGAAAGAAGACCGCATGTTTCAGCTCATTCCACAGGTGTTCAATACAAATTATATCAGGGCTCTTCTGAATACTGCGAAGTTTTGATCTGAGCCATTCTTGGgtatttttctgtgtgttttaggTCATTATCCTAATGGAGAAGCCTTGGTCTGCAGCTGAGTCCAAGCTTTCTAACATGGGCAGGACATTTATCTTTAGAATGGCTAAATGAGATTCTGCAGCATTCATTTGATCACTATAATTATAGAGCACTGCCTGATTATTCTGTCCGTTTCAAGTCAGTCCTGTGTTTTGGTGGCGCTTTCACACGCAAGACCCTTTAGTATATTCTAAATTTAAATCTTGTTtattatacactatattgccaaaggtattcGCTTCACCTCAGagatgaatttaagtgacatcccattcttaatccataggatttaatatgacattggtccaccctctgcagttaacatcttaaactcttctgggaaggttttccccAAGGTTTCGGGGTGTGTTTTGGGGAATTTATGaccagaagtgcatttgtgaggttacacactgatgttggtcAAGACgacctggctctcagtctctgctctaattcatccaaaagtgttctatagggttgaggtcaggattgtgcatgccagtcaagttcatccacatcaaactctctcatccatgtctttatgaaccttgatttgtgcactgatgtagtcatgttggaacaggaagggacCATCTTCAAACTattccacaaagttggaaatgtccaaaatatttgcCCTTGAGCTCCATTAAAAGggactctgaatgcttcagcataccgaGAGATTTtcgacagtcaaacagtttggggattatcacttcctgttccaacatttcGGTGCACATCtccacaaagcaaggtccataaagtgagagaatttggtatggatgaacttgaccggcccgcacagagtcctgccatcaacccaatagaacaactttgggttgatttcgagtggacactgatccaggccttctcgtcccacatcagtgtgtgacctgaTACCAAATATGCCCCTCGAAGAAtaggcaaaaattcccataaactcactcttaaccattgttgaaagccttcccacaagcgTTAAAGCTGTTTCAGCTGCAAAGGCTAGAATAACAttatattaaaccatatggatttagaatgtgATCTCACTTCAAAACATATGTGAGCCAAGGCAGATGAGCgtatacttttggcaatatagtgtatctgGAGTCTATCATATCacagccgactttgggcgagaggtggaggTATATCGTGGACTAATTGAAAGTCCATCGCTGGtcacatattaacaaacaaccattcaaagtcacatttacaactatgggcaattcagaATTTTCAACTAGCCTAGCtcgtatgtttttggaataaaagAGGAGACCAGAGtatccgcccaaaaaaaaaaaaaggcttaccCAGAAAAAAGCTACAGAATcacaggggagaacatgaaaacccCACAGAGAAAGGTtagagcccagattcaaaccctgaatgTGGGTCAGACGTGTAGTATGTAATACACTGTTAAAAATCAACATATGAATAAGAGGTCTAAAATGTGCATTCAAACATGAAAATGTGTTACTGGTGAAAGGCAATCTCAAGTTAAAAgtttactgaaaaaaacaagtgtttcaACTCTCTAAACAACGATACACCAtacaaaacacagacaaacacaataataataacaaattgtgaaaaatgtttataaacagGTTGCTTCAATACTTGTAATTTGAGTGTGTGTTGAAACTAAGGAAAATGATTAGAGAAAGCTGCATGATCCAGGAACAATGACTGACTCGTGACTAAACACAGACTGTAATCATCAAGCGTCTGGAAGAACAAAATGGACTGAAAACTAACTGAATCAGAAATAAGTACCAGGAGGGTTGAAACTAAATTACTGGAAAACATGACTACCCAGAGAGACCAGAAAAAGGAGTGCAGTCCAGTGGGAGAAATAATTAAAGAAAGAGGGAACGCATGAGcagaaatataataaaaaaaggagactgagaatgtctgaaaatatctgaaaagatacaaaaatgtaGATAAAGTTGTGTGCTCTAATCCGTTTCTGGACAGGCTCCCAAAATATGAGCTCGGACTCTTGCAGAGAGATGGTAGCAATGATATGAGCAGGATATTAGACAACGTATGAGTTTGTCTTtggtttgagagagagagagagagagagagagaaggagaggAACTTTAATTGCACAACACTGACAAGAACTTATAGAATTTTAAAAAGGTACTGGCCTGACTTTGGCAGCttgcgcctgtgtgtgtgtgtgtgtgtgtgtgagggggtaAAATGTGCTGAGTGAGGGGGCTAAGATGGATGACgattgtagtgtgtgtgtgcctgtgagtCATAACCCCCGGCTCCTCTATGAAAAGATGGATGTGGTTTCCTGCCCTGACAGAGAAGAATGGGATAATGAAGTTCACCAGGTTGCCTTCCTCTAAGAAAAAGTAGGAAAACACCTGAAAAATACATAGTTTATACAAGTAAATAAAAGGAGAAAGCAGGAGCACCACCGAAAAAAGCATAAAGGAATCGTTTGAAGGAAAGAGTCAAAACGCGGTTCAGGCTAAAAGAGTAAGAGCAGGAAAAgggaagacaaaatatttaagtaTGTAAAAGGCTTGAGAATTAGGCCACAACAACAGCTGTAAAGAAAAACGCCAACGTGCCTTTGGCCCATCTGTTCATTAATCGGGTCTGTTGCAAATTGGGCTGCAATGAGGTCACACTGCCTGAGTCATTGATCCCTCTTCCTGTTTCGGGTAGCCAGTAGTGAGCGGCTGTCAGGCAGCGGTCTAAAATGTCCAGGATGATAAATGGTGCGCACGCCTAGATCAACAACGCTCTGTCCTAGGTGAGCATGTGAGCTGTGCTATCAGCTAGCCAGCCCTGAACTGGGCCTCCAGGGGCGCAAAGAAGCATTTTAATAACACCAATGAAGAGAACTAGCTTGGATGCCTTGGATGATTAAATGAAGGTTTAGACCAGAACAGTGACAGTCCTGCATTTTCAAACTCACACCCACCCTTTTATATTCAACTGTAGgcttgttttccattttctcatACTTATCCTGCAGTACATTTTTAGTACACATTTGTCAGTTTCAAGTCTGTCCATACTTAATCCTGTTCAGGATTATCTGGAGCCTACCACAGCTGGCTTTGGCCAGAACTAATTGCCAATCACTCGCAGGacacttataaacaaacaacctttcaaactcacattcacaccaatgggcagtTCAGAATCTTCAACTAACTTAGCTTACATTCTTTGGAATATTGGAGGATACCAGAGCACTCACAGAAAACCTACGGAATCACACTGGATGGCGGCAGCACACTTCACAACATCCAGCCACCGTCAAGTCACATTGGCctccttgcagtggaaggatAATATCAGTTCAGtatcacttacagtatatagcactttatctacactatcaaaTGCCAATACAACCCCAGAGAAGAAGGGGAACAAGACAATACCTTAGGTACAGTCATGTATTGTGGTCACATTTTCTGTGTTTGCAGGTTATGTGGAGAACAGATGTTATTACAATGtggttttatacagtacaatacagttgcGTGCaatttttctgttaaaaaaataagttgagTGTTGTGGAGAGTCTGGAACGGATAAATTGCATCTACATTcctttcaatgggaaaagatcaTTTGAggtgttttgagatacaagtacgATCAGAACAAATTtatcgtatctcaaggcactactgtaatCAAACTTGGGTGTAGACCAAACCTATGACTACCTTTTTCTATCACAAACTCCACCAACGTTAATTTGTGCGGAAAAATCCATCCAACCTCACAAACAATCCAATCAAGTTCATGTCAGTAACCATTATGCTGTTTAGGGTCAAACCTGAGAGAAAAGAATAACCAGGAAAGGTGACAAATTTGAACTACATAAAGCCTCAATCCGAGATCACAGCTCCAAGCAGTCAAATCTTAGCTCAGGGCCTCCTTTGAGAAGTTTGTATGTTCTGCTGTGTTTGCGTCGATTCGCCCTAGGTATTCTGGCTTCCTTTCTCATTCAAAAACATGCTTTATAactttaattgaagattctaaatttaCAGTAGATGCAAATTGatctttgtttgtatttgctcCACGCCTGACTGACAACCACTCCAGGATGTaccctcgcccaaagtcagttgggataggctgcaactcacctgcaaccctaatgaagacaagtggaaggaaggaagcaaggGGGTAACAGTCCCAAGTTAACATTCCCATTTACTGATTTTGACCACAGACAGCaaactacatactgtatgatttACCCAATGTCCTATTCAAAATGCCTCAGAGAAATACGGAAAGAGTAGACAGTGGCAACCATGAAAGATTTATTCCAATTCAGGACTGATCTCTCACATCCTCCTTCATCCTCAAGAGGAATTAGCTCCAAGCCAATCTGTCGAAATTGGAATCCGCAGCAGTCATAAATCCAATCAAACAGTGAGGGATAGCTTTGCTGTATGGATCCCTGAACACTGCATGACCAATGagccagcgtgtgtgtgtgtgcacatctgTTTATGAAATACCTTAACATGCTACAGTGCACACATGCATGTCTGCAAGTGGGACACGACAAAGATGTGTACTGGTGTGCGTCTGGTCATGCATGCATAAAGGGAATGCGGCAGAGCTGAAGTGCTGCTGTCCCGGAAGGTGGATGGTGACCGTGACCAGCCTAAAGACACTCTGGAGACTCACCTGAAAGGCCCGTTGGATCTGATGCAAGCATAGAAAAGAAAGACCTAGAAAGGAGTGAATAAAGAATCCCCCAGAGTAAagatcagtgtgtgtgtctgtgtgtgtgtgtgtgtgtgtgtgtgtaaatgagaGCGTGTCTGCAGTGGTAACAATGTACCGGTACTTCCTCCAGTGGTCTTCTAATTTGGCCAGCATCATGTGTCAAAAGCTGGGATATATGTGACGGTGGCACTAATCATGGCAACCACAATTTGCATCATTtgcatttggacaaaagttacaTTCCAAAAGCTAAAACAGCTGAGTAGTGAGTACTGCAAATAGTAGTATAACATAAAAGTAGTTCAGATACAGGTAACTGGAGAAATATGGCAATGTCTAAGCAAAAGAATACTTTGGTCCTGGGAATGAAAAATTAAAGTTTAACAACTCCTGAGAACCCAAATTGCTGTATTCACTGGTttctctttttacatttttgtaaggTTTCAATAAAAAGTAAGCATTGTGAAGTGAGATCAACGGTCATTGTACTAATTTTTGCAACATTATACGAATTTGTTGGGAGAATTTATATTGCACATTGACTAATCTCTTTCCTTTGCAATCAATTTTTCATAAtattttcagttccaaatagtATGTCAAAGAAATTAACTGTGTATGGAAGGTCAAGCTTTTCTCACAAGTCTGTTGGGTGTATTCATTTATGTTGAGCACTTCGCCGCCGTGGTGACATATTTATGCACATTATCTCCATGCTCCATTTAGAGGACAGTTTTATAATACCGGTAATTAAAACTGCACATtggtgagaaagaaaaaaaaaaagatttcaatgcacaatatatatatatatatatatatatatatatatatatatatattagaacaGCCCTTTGGATGGGGCTGGTTCTGTTGTCCAtcctcttttttgtttgattacTTTTCCTGAAGGTTTATTGCAATATGATAAGCATATCAATTTCTAGAAAATTGACATTTACCTTTTAGTGTATAtgcatttgcaaaaataatttttaattgcattttcatcTCTTCCCCAAAGACATACCTCGGGAAGTATTGGGTCTAGCCCAGCACAGTTTTCGGAACATTTGTCGTAGACAAGGCGCAGCTTGCGGAACAGCACAGAAAGCATACGAAGATGTTCCTGGAGTTTCCCCAGTCTATCCTGGTGGGTGTTGGGGTGGTAAGTGACTCCATTAGGCAGCTGAGAGGAACCAGAGGAAATGTTGTGTTAAGTAAAGGCCTGCATTGATCCCCAATGACCGCTAAATGCACTCTGACTTGTAGTAATCCATTAGCCTCCTCCAACTCATACAAAATAGATGCAACTTCATTGCAATATCTGAACACCTTCCTTGCTGTTTAAGAATGACAATTTAAAGACTGCCGTTTGTAATAATGCGACAAAATCAGAAGACGTGACATAATCGCAGTGGCTGCTAGAAAGGAACAAGAACATCTGATATTAACTGCTTGCATAACATGACACAAGCCTGCCTTGAGGGCAAACGAGGTGAAGAcctagtattaaaaaaatatggagaTAATCGTCAGACATGAAAGCAGTAAGGGAGCTAAGCAGGGAGGGAGAAGGAAGATAAATACGTTTTATGGATTCTAAAGTAAACTTAAAAATAGGAACCCCGTGTGTGCCCATTGTGCTGTTTGTACAGATCTTTGCCGGCGGTGATTTTAGCAAGTTACAGGATTGGCTGTTTCCCAGAAGCAGGAAGTCTTCCATGATTAACGCATGCTGACCTCCTTGTCAGGACACGATCAAAGCTGAGCTACATTTTGAGTGCACAGCAATCAGAAATACTAAAGCAGCAAAATATTATGGATAAAATATGGTGgtattaaactcgtaagtcaagggaCTTATGAATTTAATaagttccgtgaccaagctcgtaactcagtttacccatgtaaaataaattttccgcattgaaatgtatttaaatgccGTTCCAATCCCCAAAATGttataaatagaaataaaactgtattctataaaaacataataaaacaatagaATATAGGGGGCAATTGTGCAGAGGtctcaaagagagagagaaccgGTTCACCAAATGTGTTCATGTTCTGAAGAACTATTAATGTTCTGAACTGTTATTAATAAAGATTGAGAACACTGAATTCGTTGTGCAATTTTTTAATACTagttgaaacctttttttttctccagtgtcCAGTT
This window of the Phyllopteryx taeniolatus isolate TA_2022b chromosome 21, UOR_Ptae_1.2, whole genome shotgun sequence genome carries:
- the med30 gene encoding mediator of RNA polymerase II transcription subunit 30 isoform X3, with amino-acid sequence MIRHTLLINPLTRSLKCLFMANKGLNRFNHQPAVSMTTPPLVSPFTGQLPPQQQLQQQQAQAARDVNTASLCRIGQETVQDIVLRTMEIFQLLRNMQLPNGVTYHPNTHQDRLGKLQEHLRMLSVLFRKLRLVYDKCSENCAGLDPILPEQLIPFMDDDGTKHDDHSAGQNRPTAEDRREIQEVNKGRRRAGADASYLQARSGVQPELLASQSS